A genomic stretch from Sphingomonas faeni includes:
- a CDS encoding GNAT family N-acetyltransferase, with amino-acid sequence MFARTKRLTLRPGWPEDAPALARAIGHETVVAKLARAPWPYTLNDAEAFLAQPRGPHDPHFMIETMEAGTPRLVGGIGIRAADAGHELGYWLAPDAWGRGYATEAGEAVVAMARHALGLHRLDAFHFVDNPASGRVLAKLGFRPTGRIEARTSRGRGGEAPAVMFELDLDDDRCAPMPLAA; translated from the coding sequence GTGTTCGCGCGCACCAAGAGACTGACATTGCGGCCGGGTTGGCCGGAAGATGCGCCTGCACTGGCGCGGGCGATCGGGCATGAGACCGTGGTCGCCAAGCTGGCGCGGGCGCCCTGGCCCTATACGCTCAATGACGCCGAGGCGTTTCTGGCGCAGCCGCGCGGGCCGCACGACCCGCACTTCATGATTGAGACGATGGAAGCGGGGACGCCGCGACTTGTCGGCGGGATCGGTATCCGCGCGGCGGATGCGGGGCATGAGCTCGGCTATTGGCTGGCGCCGGACGCTTGGGGGCGTGGCTATGCTACGGAGGCTGGCGAGGCGGTGGTGGCGATGGCGCGGCATGCGCTGGGCTTGCACCGGCTGGATGCGTTTCATTTCGTGGATAACCCCGCGTCGGGGCGTGTGCTGGCGAAGCTCGGGTTTCGGCCTACGGGGCGGATCGAGGCTCGGACGTCGCGTGGGCGGGGTGGTGAGGCGCCGGCGGTGATGTTCGAGCTGGATCTGGATGACGACCGATGTGCGCCGATGCCGCTTGCAGCGTGA
- the rpmA gene encoding 50S ribosomal protein L27, whose translation MAHKKAGGSSRNGRDSAGRRLGVKKFGGQACVAGNILVRQRGTKFYPGTNVGIGTDHTLFALVDGRVVFSQGKLGRKFCSVELAANDAADMAAAAE comes from the coding sequence ATGGCACATAAGAAAGCAGGCGGCTCTTCGCGCAACGGTCGCGATTCGGCAGGCCGTCGTCTCGGCGTAAAGAAGTTCGGTGGCCAGGCGTGCGTCGCCGGCAACATCCTCGTGCGTCAGCGCGGGACGAAGTTCTACCCCGGCACCAACGTCGGCATCGGTACTGACCACACGCTGTTCGCGCTAGTCGATGGCCGCGTCGTGTTCAGCCAGGGCAAACTCGGGCGCAAATTCTGCTCGGTCGAGCTGGCAGCGAACGATGCCGCCGACATGGCAGCAGCAGCCGAATAA
- the rplU gene encoding 50S ribosomal protein L21, whose translation MFAVVRTGGKQYRVAAGDKIVIEKIEGDAGASVTLGDVLLAGEGSELRSVEGFVVAAEIIAQAKADKVIVFKKRRRHNYRRKNGHRQQHTILKIVSVGGQTAKSNEGDTAPAAQA comes from the coding sequence ATGTTCGCAGTCGTGCGCACGGGCGGCAAGCAGTATCGCGTCGCCGCCGGAGATAAGATCGTCATCGAGAAGATCGAGGGCGATGCAGGTGCGTCGGTGACGCTGGGTGACGTTCTGCTTGCGGGCGAAGGCTCGGAGCTGCGGTCCGTCGAGGGCTTCGTCGTCGCTGCAGAGATCATCGCGCAGGCGAAGGCGGACAAGGTCATCGTCTTCAAGAAGCGTCGTCGTCATAACTATCGTCGTAAGAACGGCCATCGCCAGCAGCACACGATCCTGAAGATCGTCAGCGTTGGTGGCCAGACCGCCAAGAGCAACGAGGGCGACACCGCCCCGGCCGCTCAGGCATAA
- the hspQ gene encoding heat shock protein HspQ, with product MPRHDSIAHDITRPIVPAEVVAPPISHANFSIGDVVRHRLFDFRGVIFDVDPVFANSDEWYAAIPEDIRPRKDQPFYHLLAENMESSYVAYVSQQNLVPDDSDEPVDHPAIDGLFSDYADGRYALRRVHRH from the coding sequence ATGCCCCGACACGACAGTATCGCTCACGACATCACCCGCCCGATCGTTCCCGCCGAAGTGGTCGCCCCACCGATCTCGCATGCGAATTTCTCGATCGGCGACGTCGTGCGGCACCGGTTGTTCGACTTTCGCGGGGTGATATTCGACGTGGATCCCGTGTTTGCGAACAGCGACGAATGGTATGCGGCGATCCCCGAGGATATTCGGCCGCGCAAGGACCAGCCGTTCTACCATCTGCTCGCGGAGAACATGGAGTCGAGCTACGTCGCGTATGTGAGCCAGCAGAATCTGGTGCCGGACGACAGCGACGAGCCGGTCGACCATCCAGCTATCGACGGGCTGTTCAGCGATTATGCCGACGGTCGGTACGCGTTGCGGCGGGTTCACCGGCACTAG
- the rsgA gene encoding ribosome small subunit-dependent GTPase A, which produces MTDQTLADLGWTAHFADQLSEDELLYCHPVRVMAVHRGKIAVSGAESQGFVSPYIAGAQPGDDHPTVGDWLLVDNRTQEATRVLRRMNLFKRRSPADPRKDQMIAANVDTVFIVASCNQDFSIARLERYLVLAREVDVHPVIVLTKADLTETPEEFAAAARAIEPGLLVETVDGRDRTDVKRLAAWCGSGKTVAFLGSSGVGKSTLVNALRGSDSIGTQAVRAKDGTGRHTTTVREMHRLDDGGWLLDLPGMRELQLSEAATGLAEVFDDITLLAQECRFADCSHGVEPGCAIQAAIAAGSLAPDRFDRWRKLNAEENGAASRLTKRRTR; this is translated from the coding sequence ATGACCGACCAGACTCTGGCAGACCTCGGCTGGACTGCGCATTTCGCGGACCAGCTTTCCGAGGACGAGCTTCTCTACTGCCACCCCGTCCGCGTGATGGCCGTGCACCGTGGCAAGATCGCCGTGTCCGGTGCCGAATCGCAGGGTTTCGTCTCGCCCTACATCGCCGGCGCGCAGCCCGGCGACGATCATCCGACGGTCGGCGACTGGCTGCTCGTCGATAATCGCACGCAGGAGGCGACGCGCGTCCTTCGCCGCATGAATCTGTTCAAGCGACGCTCGCCGGCGGATCCGCGGAAAGATCAGATGATCGCGGCCAACGTCGACACCGTCTTCATCGTCGCATCGTGCAATCAGGATTTCAGCATCGCCCGGCTCGAGCGGTATCTCGTGCTGGCGCGCGAAGTCGACGTGCACCCCGTCATCGTCCTCACCAAGGCCGACCTGACCGAGACGCCCGAAGAGTTCGCCGCCGCGGCGCGCGCGATCGAGCCGGGATTGCTCGTCGAAACCGTCGATGGTCGCGACAGGACCGACGTCAAGCGGTTGGCGGCATGGTGCGGGTCCGGCAAGACCGTCGCGTTCCTGGGCTCGTCCGGCGTCGGCAAATCCACGCTCGTCAACGCGTTGCGCGGATCGGACAGCATCGGAACGCAGGCGGTGCGGGCCAAGGACGGTACCGGCCGCCACACGACGACGGTACGCGAGATGCACCGGCTCGACGATGGTGGCTGGCTGCTCGACCTGCCCGGCATGCGCGAACTGCAATTGTCAGAGGCCGCGACCGGACTGGCCGAGGTGTTCGACGATATTACGCTGTTGGCGCAGGAGTGCCGGTTCGCCGACTGTTCGCACGGGGTGGAGCCGGGGTGCGCGATCCAGGCGGCGATCGCGGCGGGGTCGCTGGCGCCGGACCGCTTCGACCGCTGGCGCAAGCTCAACGCGGAGGAAAACGGCGCCGCGTCACGGCTGACGAAGCGTCGGACGCGGTAA